Within Ipomoea triloba cultivar NCNSP0323 chromosome 9, ASM357664v1, the genomic segment GAATGGCATCCCTTAAATCAATAGTGCTGTGATGGTGAACTGTCTGCTATCCAGATTCACACATAAAGGCTTATGATATCATCAAGCTTGAGTTTCATCGAGTTTGAGGTTGGAAATGTTGCCATGGTGACTGGTGGAAGGAATTGGAGACTTGGCAGTGCAATCAATAACATGGAGATGCACAAAAGGAACCTTTGAGACCAATAGACCATTGATATCCATGATGCTCTTGGTCAAGAGTTCTCCACTCGGTTGGACATCTTTACAATTGGGAAAGTTCTGATGCATCTGGACTGACTTCTGTAGGGCAAAGGTATCAAATTGTCAATCTTGCAGCTCAATCAGTGGCAAATGCATAACATGATTACGAGTATATATTAGTGCTAGAAACTTTGCCCAGAGGGGAATCTACCCACCAAATTTTATTGGCATGGGCATAGTTGCTATCACTTTGATCTGATTGATTCATGCTtgagtttttgtttttcaataGCTAATTGCTACATTCAGGCTGCCAGATCAACTTCTGTCTAATTTTTGTGATAGATTAAACCTGTAAATTAAATACGGATCAACACTTTGCTTTTGAGCCTCTTAATTTCTCACTGGCACTAGTGAATCATCGCATATCAACCATTAAAAGTGACAGTGGTCACATTTACTTTTCATTTGTCTTgtatttaagtatatatattttcaagaaaaagtgtatatatatatatatatatatatatatatatatatatatatatatatatatatatatatatatatatatatatatatataagaaattacTGTGTTTTATGCAGAGAATAAAATTTAGAATTGAGATCTCTATAAATATACTTTTCGAAGAAGTTTTGTGCTGGAAGCCACTTGTCATTTGCTTACCAGTCCCGTATTCAGACAATTATGCAAGTTTgatttttcttaaaatcaaGAATTTAATGATTTATTGCAAATAGCTAGTATAAAATCTATCTAATTTGGTAAAGGTCCATTCAGACGCTTTTCCCTGTTACTATTTTTCAgcaatttatattgtggaccatatcaaaatgatgtttttatctttaaattttaacagattATCGGGTTTTTTTTTCTCATGATTCTACACGGACATATCATAAAAACTTACTAACAtacatacacattatatatttatttttttatatatttacttatttttaaatttgatttaaatcttATTTATGTAgagaatttatgtttttataggtacaaaatttcaaagacacaaattcataatataagacaCATTGTGTTACTACATACTTTGATACTCTTAAAGGCAACAAACTCAAAATAcaagacatatatatacatgctttAATAAACTagggtccacggtataacccctcctattttttttctccctatTTGGCTGTGTTTTTAATcaacttttttcctttttttaggAAAGATGCACATGTCATCAAATACTATAAAAATTACAgagtatttgaaaataaaatgtttttttaattgttattcCTATCTTATTATAATTGCTATTTTCCACTTCAATTtcttgttaatttattttatttatcattttttctaCAAATTGGTTGAATTCTTTAACAATGCACGTAGTTTTGAATGATCAAATTGCTTATCAAATTCCACTGTGAAGGTAAACAAAGATGGATATTATAACTTAGATTTTATTATAACCAAACCCCATTACAACTAATACATCCAAAGCATCTTAACATGTTCATCTCTATTAAGGAAAATAGTACATAAGATGAAGCTACTTGTAATGGGGAAGTGCAACATAaaaaatatgaacacaaactaTCTAAGCCTTCCTACTAGAAAGAAAGAGCTCTACGGTCCTTAATATAGTCCCTTAATGTTCATGGAGGAGCCTCTGATCAAAGTGCCACACTCCTGCAATTTACAAACAGGTAAAACATTAAGAAGGCTATATAACTTAGTGTTGAAGCCAGTTGGGCAATGGATAAAAGGATCATACCATGTCCCTTTCCAACCATTCTCAATTGTGTAACATACTCTGCGATTTTCTTGATGGCTTCCACCTGCAACAACATTTGAAACAGATTCAACTCAAAGCATATGGTTATGAATTTGGAAGCTCCTTGATGAAGTAGGACAAAGTTTTGTTGTGTGGGGTAAACCATCCAAGTTGTcgttacaagttcaactttcAACTGAAGCAACATATTGGTCATTCTTGGTGTGAGCGTGCGTTTCAGCCAACAAACTAGACCAGccattcttggtttgagccaacAAACTAGACCAGccattcttggtttgagccaacAAACTAGACCGGTCATTCTTTGAGATGGTCAACTATGAATTACACTAGTTTGTCCAGTGAACACCCTTAGATAATGGGTGGGGACTGGGGAGTAGCTGCGGATTTCCCTATTCACTTGAAAAACGCAGTTTTGTTGTTTTACCTGCTCCACCAGGAATTCTCTCTCAACAAAATCTTGCATTTCAACATCATTGTTCTTATCAGCTACCTGTGATTCATCAAGAAGCATAAATATCAGAAACCCAACATCCTGAACGAAGGGAGGGGACTATATGAAATTATAACATCTATTGGCACAATGACACGGATAATGAAGGCATAAATCTCTCTTACAGCATGCAGGTTCAGGAGCTTCTCATTCACCAACTTTTCCAAGGAAAGCGCTAGCTCCATTGCTGCATCAAGAAATCACAGAATCAGAGCAGCCATGAATTATGTTCATATGtatcagaagaaaaaaaatggaactTGGAACTTACCATACAAAGCATCACCTTTTTCGTTGTTGTCAAACTCAGGAGGAGGGTTCAGAATAGAGTGCAGCTTCACCCTTCCTCCTCGGGTGTTCTGTTATTCATCAAAAGCACAATCACATTtacattaccaaaaaaaaaaaaatcatacacaAAAAAGAACAAAGGAATTGGAAATCTGGGAAACCTGATATTTCATCAGCTTCTCAGCGTGCTCCCTTTCTTCCTCACTTGATTCCTTGAAAAATCTGACAAAGAAGATCGCACATCGGATTATAAATACTTGCATTAGGATAAACATGCAttcttaggaaaaaaaaagatgacGGATTTAATACTTACTTAGCCATGCCCTTGAGCGCAACGTTATCTCTGTCGAAATATGCATACATGGAGTGATACACATAAGATGCGCTGTATTCAACGCTGAAATCAAACAATTGAGAGTTAGCACCTAATCAATGGAGATCGAGAAATTCATAATCACGCAGAAATGAAACCAAAATTAAAGGAGAATAGGGAAAGAACGAACTTGATCTGCTCATTGATCGCAGCCTCGCACTCGTCGGTGTACCTCTGGCGAGCAAGAGAGACCTGAGCACCGGAGGGGACCATAAGCTCATCCTTCTTAACCTCCACAAACGGCTGAAACACCACCCCGGTGAGCGGCGCATCAGCCGTCTCCGCCGCGGCCGAGATGGAGAATCCACCGCTGCGCTTCCTCGGAAAAGCGAGGCCGGAAACAGAGGAAGCAGGGGAGATCGGAGAAGCAGATGTTAAGCACGGAAGCAAAGCGCATGAAGCCTTGCAGAGAGAAACAGCTGAAAACGCCATATCTTCAAGAGAAAATAGAACAGAATTTTATGCAAGAAGGGAAATGGTAGAGCGGTAGAGATTGCTGGGTGGGGAAAATGAAAGGAAATGGTGGAAGATTATATAGTGGCAAAGACGAAGCGGGCGAGGAGACTAGGGTTTGCTAAGGCATATGAGATGGTGACACGTGTATGTCCACGCCTCAAAGGCGTGTGGCGAACTCGTGGCCTGATCCAAAAAGTTATTTGACAGTCCACAGCCCATCTCTATCATCAGGGAATCTTCGCTGTAGCTGTGGGCTGTAATCATTTCACACTTCAGTGGGTGTACTGTTCCCTCTCCACCGATTCATCCACCcaatcatcatcatccacttctttgattcttctttctttcccaTTAATTTTGTCTTCTGCCTTTAAAATTATTGCTTTTTCTctctaattataatttatgaataattagtattaaattttgcaacaaaaagtattgcatttttatgATGAACCGACCCGTTTAACAGAGAGCTCCATCAATCTCGATTGATCATAAGAATTGAAACTATTAATTGAATAGAACAAAGAGAATCTCTTTATGTTGTATTTCAGTATAAAGTTTTCCTAATTTATGAAAGGCGaatcaattttatataataGAGCAAGTAAggagattgaagatttgaataCCAGATTTTGAGTTCGGGAAGAACCGCTAATAAATGTTATACTTGTTCAAGCTTTTGATTTTGGAGGTTCAAGTATAGTATATTTCGTGGTGCACGTCTttcatatgtattttatttcaTGTTCTAGCAACCGATCTCTGCAAGTTGTAACTGCTGGATGCACGTCTGCTATATGGCAACATTCATGTATTCCATGTTCTACCAACCGCTTTGTGCAAGTTGCTAAGTAACTGCTACGGAGGCCGCGAATCCAATAGCTTCTTCAGTTCTCCCATTGCGGCAACGTTCTGAAGTTTGGAGTGATGTATTCAAAAGCGGCAAAGTAAACCGAATAGAGATTTCAGCGTAATCAAACCATACACTTCGCACAAATCATTCATCCCGGCCTTAACAGTGAAGATACAGGTTATCTCTCATCTTTATATCGTTTTAGGAAAGTTTCATCTCGATTTCTTTTCGTGTGTGTTTGAGTTGAATTCGTTATCTTGTATATTTCATGTTTGGTTAGGATCGCAAGGCCGACGAAGCCTCTGGCGATAGGGGCTTGTTGAGATCCGATCCATGTGGTAAATCTTCAGCTAGCTAGCACATTCTCTCTCTGAGTTTCGATCTAACCTTTA encodes:
- the LOC116029049 gene encoding ferritin, chloroplastic-like; the protein is MAFSAVSLCKASCALLPCLTSASPISPASSVSGLAFPRKRSGGFSISAAAETADAPLTGVVFQPFVEVKKDELMVPSGAQVSLARQRYTDECEAAINEQINVEYSASYVYHSMYAYFDRDNVALKGMAKFFKESSEEEREHAEKLMKYQNTRGGRVKLHSILNPPPEFDNNEKGDALYAMELALSLEKLVNEKLLNLHAVADKNNDVEMQDFVEREFLVEQVEAIKKIAEYVTQLRMVGKGHGVWHFDQRLLHEH